Proteins from a genomic interval of Lysobacter stagni:
- a CDS encoding NADPH-dependent 2,4-dienoyl-CoA reductase → MTVASPLTFDSATERHPLYPHLFAPLDLGFCTLRNRVLMGSMHTGLEDKAADFPKLAAYFAERAAGGVGLIVTGGFSPNLAGWLKPFGGTMRFPWEVSRHRQVTGAVHAHGGRICLQILHAGRYGYSPLQVAPSKLKAPINPFTPRALSAGGVERQIRAFVRSATLAREAGYDGVEVMGSEGYLLNQFTAPRTNHRNDAWGGDACKRMRFAVEIVRRIREACGPDFIIVYRLSMLDLVDEGLAWDEVVQQAKVVEAAGATLINTGIGWHEARVPTIATSVPRAAFTGITARLKPHVSVPLVTTNRINMPDVAEGILARGEADMVSMARPLLADPQWVNKARERRADDINTCIACNQACLDHVFENKTASCLVNPRACAETELNYAPTTNPKRIAVVGAGPAGLAAATVAAERGHHVTLFEASDEIGGQFNLAKRIPGKEEFHETLRYFGRKLAQTGVDVRLGTRADADALAGFDDVVLASGIRSREVDMPGADHAKVVSYLEVLSGRVVPGRKVAIIGAGGIGFDVAEFLVEHGPSASLDAERWRRQWGVDLAYEGNRGGLAPPEAEPAAREVWLLQRSPGRPGARLGKTTGWIHRATLKARHVRMLGGVEYVGVDDEGLHVRVDGSEQTLPVDHVVVCAGQEPYRPLADALAQRGITAHVIGGADVAAELDARRAIAQGSRLAAAL, encoded by the coding sequence GCCGCCTATTTCGCCGAGCGCGCGGCCGGTGGCGTGGGACTGATCGTCACCGGCGGCTTCTCGCCCAACCTCGCCGGCTGGCTCAAGCCGTTCGGCGGCACGATGCGCTTCCCGTGGGAGGTGAGCCGGCATCGCCAGGTCACCGGCGCGGTGCATGCACATGGCGGGCGCATCTGCCTGCAGATCCTGCACGCGGGCCGCTACGGCTACAGCCCGTTGCAGGTGGCGCCCAGCAAGCTGAAGGCCCCGATCAATCCGTTCACGCCGCGCGCGTTGTCGGCCGGCGGCGTGGAACGCCAGATCCGCGCCTTCGTGCGCAGCGCGACGCTGGCGCGCGAGGCCGGCTACGACGGCGTCGAGGTGATGGGCTCGGAGGGATACCTGCTCAACCAGTTCACCGCGCCGCGCACCAACCACCGCAACGACGCCTGGGGCGGCGACGCCTGCAAGCGCATGCGCTTCGCGGTGGAGATCGTGCGTCGCATCCGCGAGGCCTGCGGGCCGGATTTCATCATCGTCTACCGCCTGTCGATGCTGGACCTGGTCGATGAAGGGCTGGCCTGGGATGAAGTCGTGCAGCAGGCCAAGGTCGTCGAGGCCGCCGGCGCGACGCTCATCAACACCGGCATCGGCTGGCACGAGGCGCGCGTACCAACCATCGCCACCTCCGTGCCGCGGGCGGCCTTCACCGGGATCACCGCGCGACTGAAGCCGCACGTGTCGGTGCCGCTGGTGACGACCAACCGCATCAACATGCCGGACGTGGCCGAGGGCATCCTCGCCCGTGGCGAGGCCGACATGGTCTCGATGGCCCGGCCGTTGCTGGCCGACCCGCAATGGGTGAACAAGGCACGCGAGCGCCGCGCGGACGACATCAATACGTGCATCGCCTGCAACCAGGCCTGCCTGGACCATGTGTTCGAGAACAAGACCGCCAGTTGCCTGGTCAATCCGCGCGCCTGTGCCGAGACCGAGCTGAACTACGCGCCGACCACGAACCCCAAGCGCATCGCCGTGGTGGGTGCCGGCCCGGCCGGTCTGGCGGCGGCGACCGTGGCGGCCGAACGCGGCCACCACGTGACGCTGTTCGAGGCCTCTGACGAGATCGGCGGGCAGTTCAACCTGGCCAAGCGCATCCCGGGCAAGGAGGAGTTCCACGAGACCCTGCGCTATTTCGGCCGGAAACTGGCGCAGACGGGCGTGGACGTCCGGCTGGGCACCCGGGCCGATGCCGATGCGCTGGCCGGCTTCGACGACGTGGTGCTGGCCAGCGGCATCCGCTCGCGCGAGGTGGACATGCCGGGCGCCGACCACGCCAAGGTCGTCAGCTATCTGGAAGTCCTCAGCGGCCGCGTGGTCCCGGGCCGCAAGGTCGCGATCATCGGTGCGGGCGGCATTGGCTTCGACGTGGCCGAGTTCCTGGTCGAGCACGGCCCCAGCGCCAGCCTCGACGCCGAGCGCTGGCGTCGGCAGTGGGGCGTGGACCTGGCCTACGAGGGCAACCGCGGTGGCCTGGCGCCGCCGGAAGCCGAGCCCGCCGCGCGCGAAGTCTGGCTGCTGCAGCGCAGCCCCGGCCGCCCGGGCGCCCGCCTGGGCAAGACGACGGGCTGGATCCACCGCGCCACGCTGAAGGCCAGGCACGTGCGGATGCTGGGCGGCGTGGAGTACGTGGGCGTGGACGACGAGGGCCTGCACGTTCGCGTGGACGGCAGCGAACAGACGCTGCCAGTGGATCATGTTGTGGTCTGCGCGGGCCAGGAACCCTATAGGCCGCTCGCCGACGCGTTGGCGCAGCGCGGCATCACGGCGCATGTAATTGGCGGTGCGGACGTCGCCGCCGAACTCGACGCGAGGCGTGCGATCGCCCAGGGCAGCCGCCTGGCGGCGGCGTTGTAG
- a CDS encoding cell wall hydrolase gives MKLAWILWLASVLPPQTADSLCLSTTVYLEARDQSVRGQQAVAEVALRRRDSGLWGNTVCDVVTARKQFAPTLVSPATRLTNTEAWAESVTIALDAERNWALPAGQRKEIVPGASHFAAHAIASPSWRTAYQVATIGDHTFYKVQSLKPRRT, from the coding sequence ATGAAACTGGCTTGGATCCTGTGGCTGGCCTCCGTGCTGCCACCGCAAACCGCCGATTCGCTGTGCCTGAGCACCACCGTCTACCTGGAAGCCCGCGACCAGTCGGTCCGGGGCCAGCAGGCGGTCGCCGAGGTCGCCCTGCGTCGCCGCGACAGCGGTCTGTGGGGCAATACGGTCTGTGACGTGGTCACGGCCCGCAAGCAGTTCGCCCCGACCCTGGTGTCGCCGGCCACGCGCCTGACCAACACCGAGGCCTGGGCCGAGTCCGTCACCATCGCCCTCGATGCCGAGCGCAACTGGGCGCTCCCGGCTGGCCAGCGCAAGGAGATCGTTCCCGGCGCCAGCCATTTCGCCGCCCATGCCATCGCCAGCCCGTCGTGGCGTACGGCGTACCAGGTGGCGACGATCGGCGATCACACCTTCTATAAGGTGCAGTCGCTGAAGCCGCGGCGGACGTAA